Part of the Xiphophorus couchianus chromosome 19, X_couchianus-1.0, whole genome shotgun sequence genome is shown below.
TGCGTAATTTTCCAGTTGCAGCGTAAGATGACTGCGCGTTTTAATAGATGcggaaaacattttgaaattgtgaCACAACATCATAGGCGTTGGATGTAGCCTTTTAAGCAAATTGTTAAACATATAAGTGATGCTTCCATTAAGCTTTGCATCATTTTTCCTACGTAGCTGCTCAAGGGGAACATGTGAACTGCCACTCACTCGTCATGTCCTTTGCACAAAAAGAACAGCAGCCTCCATGCCTGCACTGCGGATAGGATGAGGGATGCAATCCCGATAAAAGTGATGAAGCTGCAGGAGCACTCGGGTCCCCACTCCTCCACGATGAAACGCTGCTTCGACACGGTGATGTTTTCGTTTTGCCACATTCCACGGGTGAACAGCAGACATTTCCCCCCGAAGTCCTCCGAGTTCTCCGACAGCGGCACCACGGCGATGAAGCCGAACACGAAGGCCAGAAAGTAGAGGATGCACTGCGCGAAGATCAGATTGTCGAGGGCCATTTTCCCGTCTGACGCCTCTGCCTTCTGCCCGCCGGAGAAAGTGCGGCTGCGCAGTGGGAGCAGAGACGAGCGGAGGCGCAGCATCCGAGGACGAACTGTGCAGCAAATTAATGAGTGGGCAGAGGCCTTCAGGGCTCTCCATCTGCATCCAGACCGTATGCGATGAACCGCTCCACTGCTGCTCCGGTCTTAAACTGCTGAGAAGGATTTAAGAGCTGCCACGTTTTAGAGCGCAACTACTACAGTTGGAGTGGATTTGACCAAAACTGATTTGCACGGTTCCTTGTGGTGGCTATGTTGGGTTTAACACAATGTACTTGtatctaataataataataataataataataataataataataaaattgtattttattttcatatctCCCGAAAGAAGTTACAAACtgcattttgataaatatttcatgcaagagaaataaataagcaaaatataaaaaccaaaTAGTTTTATCACCACAGTATGAACTAAATTGGGGAGTTCATGATCTCTTAGACTTTTTTGGGACACATCTGGTGCTCcatactttatattttttttatcataaaattcCTTCTAGATTATCTTCTGTACTTTAAGAACTTCAAGTATTTTATACAATTCTGATTGTAGTTTTAGCTTTTCATTGGAAAGACCCTGTTGAGTTCTGTTTTTCAGTGCAGATCTTTATTTTGCCTTCTATCATTTAGTATCCAGTTTTTGTCTTCAACACGTTTTCTCGAATGCTGCCCTACTCTGGCCCAATAATGTGGTCCTAGGACGTACTCCAAATATgattataataataacatattAATGATAATTTTGgcattaaacaatatttttatttaaacaaacctTGACATGTTTATTATGGCTACCAACACATTTCATCAactgcagtaaaatgttttaactacAATGAATACAAATAGACAATTATcaagtagaaaaataataaaatatcaaattctaattaaaaaatcatgtttttcaaaGTACTGATGTTTTACATGAGATATTGTATTCTAATAATATGAGATGTAACATATCCTTATTGCACTGATTATATTTGACTACATTTTGCTATGCATACTCAAAAATAAGAGTAATGGTTTGGGTATACATGGTGACAGTCTTAAGGGAAGGGCAGGTAGCGGCCTGTCGCAGCCATCTGACATGCTCCAATGAGCCCATCTGCCGAGCTGAGCAAGGTGTCTCTGTCCCCTTGGTGGGACGTTGCCTTCTCACAGCGCCCTCCGGTGGGCAAAAATCCCAGCTTCTAGTCTGCAGACACGTTATGAACACCAGCTTTAATCGTAAAcctttttgttgcaaaatgtcaaaagatTCAAGTTTTACATTCTGCAACAAAAGGGTTTACAAATACAgagttattttaattaatatgcCATTAATGTGAACCTATAGCTTTTTCATCATCAGGGGTCTTTTAAAACCAGGATCCATTACTATCATTCTTGTAGTTTGCCTTGCAATATTCAATACAACATAAAGACAAGTATTTATATGTGTGTTTTAGAGATAACAGGAAGCTATTTGTATCCATCATACGAACTGCAGTATTTTGCATTATCTCTCTGGTGTGTGATTTAGGCCTTGTCATTTTGCTGCAGCTCTGCACTCTGATTTTCATGATCTTATCAGCTCACAGATTAGCTTgagttatgtttgtgtgtgagaggTTTAGGTTTTAAAGTTGATTTGATTCCAAAGAACTGAGGCAGTTTTATGGTATTGTCATATCATTTTAAAGGCTTCTGAAAAGTATATAACAGAAAAGTGTGGGatggagattttcttttacagtttaatttaaaaaataaaaataaaaacaacaaatgtacaCCAATACTATGCACTGTACACACCCCATACAAAATTCATCTTTCAGCtgcagaagttgtttttttcccaaaatgtaacttttaatgGATGCTCTGGACTTTAGATTtagtcaaaacaaaatatggtTGGTTTTGACGCACCTGGGTCCAATGATGGCTCACTAGAAGGcttaagaagaacattgacatgctgaaaaggttgttgctaCCACCAGCGAgacaactaaaacatgcaggatgccggccctccaggaccgactttggacaccagTTGAACGGTCCTTAGAGGAGTCATTCCAACATCTGAACCTCTGATTGTCTTTCCTGTTTACTCCAATTAACCTTCAAGGCTGCTTATTAATTTACTAATATTAAATTTCATTCAACTGGAAAGCAATCCCCATTGATTGTTCATATCATCTTAAATTGATATAGtgacatttttgtaataaaaaatcaaaatcctGGGAAATATGCATAAAtctgttttgactttttaattatgtaataGTATCGCTAATTTAGAAAGAGAAGGATtcatcctttttaaaaaattaattaaatcgacacaaaaaataaatataaataaattaaatcaacacaaaattaactaaatgtAGTCGAGCTGATGTCTTATCTGATTAGACCTTGGACAACCTCTGGTATCAGAAGTGCTACAACAACCGCAAGGgcaaagtcttaaatttaaaaaaagcccGAAGAGCAAATTACATGAGCAGAATTCCAAAgcccatttttaaataatacaacGTGTGGGCTCGTGAACTGGGCGCCCAGGGGAGATCCGCAGGAGAAGTGTGTCAACCTGAAATATGTGTTAAGTTATTCACTCACCCGAACAAGAGAGGGATAAGGGGAGGGATGCTAACCCAAATGCATTCCCTGGACTCTGAGTAAATATAGAGGGGAATGGGCTGAAGAAAGCATTGGGAGGTCATCCATTTTTCATGAGATACTATGGTTGCAAAgcaaacatcacatttttttccatgcATGGGGGAAGCCAGCAAAGAATGTAAAGAGTGGAATCACTTCCAAAGATAACATCAGTGGATTTTTAATGTGGTGTATTTGTGTTATTATCTGGAACAGCATGTATCATTTTAATATTGAACAGACAAtggtgaaaatatatatatatatataataatgttTGTGACACTTTCAGATATAGTTCTGAGAAACATTCAAGAAAATATGTACTGCATGTTGCTGGTATGTCCAATGTTTAGTTGATCGGTCAGTGTTACAGAGTGTGAGTTCATGATATATAAACGAGATTCATGTCTtcaaaaaactctttttttcatacattattTTCATCATGTTCTCTTCACTCGTTTGCCTTTTCTGGATTGTGTTCTTCCACTCATGACTCTTTGTTGTGGAGCCTTCCCTTTCCAACCTGCAAGCTCCTTTCCTTCTGCCTGTAACAGAAAGCAAGAGTGAAAAACAGACACAATTACAGCCTCATATCCTGAGCAGTGATGTGAAGGGCTTAATGAAATATCCTGTACCCATTAATCTTTCCCCTTGAGGGGTGCAGTAGAAAGGATGCACTGGGCCAACCACTGATTAAATGCCCCTAATAGAGACCATTCATCTCACCTTAAACCTTGAATATTTTAACTTGTAGCAGTGGCCAGCACTACATTGCTGCATGTTTCTTTAAGCAAGCAGTGCAGTTTCAatccagatttttaaatttttattttgcacttcTACATTTACTAATTTAAATATCCTTCTTTTGGGTTTTCCAAACCAACAGAAAGTTTAGTTTCCACATTAGCTTACATAAAATCCATTGCAACAAATCTTTTGTAAAGGTCATCTAATCAGTGCAGTCCACTTGCATGTTcattaatctcagtataaatacaacTGTTTTGTCTAGGCCTTAGAGGTTTGTTAGATAACATTAGTAAGCCCAAGGAATCCAGCAGACAGGTTAAGGACAACATTGTGGAGAAGTTAAAGCAGAGTTAAGTTCAAACATGTCTTTTAAGTCAGTTCAATCTTCACCACATGTTTCAGAATTTTAATTTGTAGTGTATTGTGTATTGTGTGTGTATTGTTTTACTGTGTATTGTTTTACTTCAGCTTAAATATTATGCATTACTTGCaaacaaaatactgaaaagaTATAATGAAGTTCTTcgatgacaaaatgtaaatttcaacatattttgcaGGGCACCACAGTTAGGTTAATAAtctgtagttattttttattaaccatACAGTTTAATGAACTACAGCTTTGTGTGGACATACTTCTGGTCTCATAATAATACAACATCCCTAATAATTCATTACCCAATCAGCATAAAAATTGAGGTCCACACATCTTAATCCACCAGTGAGTCCTTTAGTCCTCTAGGtcaaagaaaaagcacaaaatccaTATGAAACTAGTCAGACTGGGCAGGACACAtctattttttaacaaatgtacaaaagcaACAATGTGACCTGCACTTCTGTTTGAAAAATGACATCATTGTGGGGGGAGATCTTAAAAGCAGTGATGTTTATGCTGGAGGACAGAAGAACAACGGATGAAGGGGAGTAAAGAGGACACCTGCTGGGCTGTGATGAGGAGAAATCCCAAGGGCCTAAAAATGAGCTCATCCCAGCAACACCAAGTAGCTAACTAGAACAATAGTGCCCCCTAAAGGTCGGATAATGTTTCGCATCGTTGATGACAACGTCTCTGTATATGaagatctgaaaaaaataaagtacctGTTTGTCATCTGTTTGCTTTGCAGAGAAATCGGTGACGTTGGCCAGTCTGTTGGTGAATGAGGGGCCAAGCAGACAGGAAGACGTGGTGTTATCTGTGAGCAAGTAGAAGGAAAACTATGAATTGGGAAAGGTAAATGTTGAAGATATTGCTTTTATGCCAGCATTGTGTGAGCATAAAAGTTCCTTTTAAAAGAAACCATCACATAAGATGAACcattgggtaaaaaaaaaaaattctcataaTTTTTAACCAGTCTCATGTCTTTAAGCTTTGACTTAGCTATTAAGATGTGCATGAGTGAGGGACAACAAGCCCAGCTGTGATCAAAAGAGGTGCATCTGCAGAGCTGTAAGGTACtcccccatacacacacacacacacacacacacacacacacacccacacacacgcatagAATATGGGGTGGGGGAAATGCAGTGGAGAAATAGGGGGTGTTTTATGGATGAATGGCTGCCGCAGCAAGGTTAAGGAAACCAATCTCTCCCCAGTCCCCATCCTTTTGGTGCTGCTACCTGTATTTCTAACCCTTGAGCAGCATAACAATTTCTCTGTGATTCAGTCATCTCTCAAAAGAACTAATTAGCATTCCCtcaaagtaatttattttcctgcaaTATATGATTTCACAGTTAAATATGTGTTCAAGCTAGAAGACCTTAAATCTTGAAAGCATGAAACAGATAAATTATAACCAATTTTGGTTTCATTggacaaaaaaatcttttgagaAGAAATATAATGGTAGAACAGAACAGTGATGGAATGAGCCCTTTGGCTACTTGAGAACCTGTGTATGATAAAGTGGAGGTAGATGGGTACAGACTTTCTggtggaaatacttttttcaccCAGGACTATGAAACAATTGGAATTGTTGATTAAAGAGAAGTTCATCATGAGAAACAGTTCATCTGGCAGTGTGGATGAAACTTGAGAAGGGGAAATACAATCAGACTACTTGGTGTTGTTAGAAAAAGGTATAgcaatctaaaaaaattatttattttccagagaCACTTAAATTCAGAGGAATTCTCAGCAGTCAAGAGAGTAGAAGTGATATGATGCTGTAGGGTGGCTCGGAGCTACAACCTGAGATGTCCTGCTTACCAATTGTTGGTGGGCCACTGTTGTCCTCTGAAACCAACCTTTGGTTTAGGTCAGTCACTGGATCTTGGAGGGTTGTTGATGGTGTACTGGAGAAGTCTTGAATGCCACATCCCAGAGCTTCCTTTTGCTGGTGGTGCTCATCCCCTTTCTGATCATAAAATGTGCAGTAAAAGACAGACAACAGAACATATGCAGTTTCATATTTGTGAGTTGTGCCCACCTGGTCTGCTGATATCACCAGAAAACCATCTGACTGGTCTTCCCTTTTGTGGGAGCCTGAAGTGGCCATTTTGGGAGAATCATCAGCAACTTGCTCTCCTGGTGtgtacttcctgtcatcttctccACCTTGCAAAGCATAAGCTGTTACTTTATCTTGGGACTTTAAACTTTTATCTAAGTCACAGAGGGAAAGTTGTTCTGTGGCGCCATCTGGTGACAGTTTTGGCTCCCAGCATTGTGGCAAAGAATCATCCACTGAGGTGAAATTGTCCTCATCGTCTTCATCATCTTCTTTAGTTTGGATCTCCTGATCAGTGAGAAAAGCTGAAATCCTCTGCAAAGTTATGGTGCTGTCAAAGAAGTGAGGATGTTTCAACAGAGGTGCTGATGAGgcagaggagaaagaaagagcaGACAAAGACCTTTGATTCTCAGAAGTCAGAATATCCGGTGTTTCAGATTGATTCTGTAACAGAGACACAAAGATCTGTGACTGTTTCACTTGAAAATAcatatgcattaaaaaaaaactatgggGACTTAAACTACATACAGAATGGAGAGCATAGTGTTCCCCTT
Proteins encoded:
- the LOC114133864 gene encoding uncharacterized protein LOC114133864 isoform X2, with product MIPSPLSATLYQNQAERTSSEELVKLVMKAVTEMRKPNPSISEVVWPKKPKRKSNSREIFLSVQAMRRLTPSPFSMEAVKETEQTANTQDGQGEHYALHSNQSETPDILTSENQRSLSALSFSSASSAPLLKHPHFFDSTITLQRISAFLTDQEIQTKEDDEDDEDNFTSVDDSLPQCWEPKLSPDGATEQLSLCDLDKSLKSQDKVTAYALQGGEDDRKYTPGEQVADDSPKMATSGSHKREDQSDGFLVISADQKGDEHHQQKEALGCGIQDFSSTPSTTLQDPVTDLNQRLVSEDNSGPPTIDNTTSSCLLGPSFTNRLANVTDFSAKQTDDKQAEGKELAGWKGKAPQQRVMSGRTQSRKGKRVKRT
- the LOC114133864 gene encoding uncharacterized protein LOC114133864 isoform X1, whose amino-acid sequence is MIPSPLSATLYQNQAERTSSEELVKLVMKAVTEMRKPNPSISEVVWPKKPKRKSNSREIFLSVQAMRRLTPSPFSMEAVKETEQTANTQDGQGEHYALHSVCSLSPHSFFLMHMYFQVKQSQIFVSLLQNQSETPDILTSENQRSLSALSFSSASSAPLLKHPHFFDSTITLQRISAFLTDQEIQTKEDDEDDEDNFTSVDDSLPQCWEPKLSPDGATEQLSLCDLDKSLKSQDKVTAYALQGGEDDRKYTPGEQVADDSPKMATSGSHKREDQSDGFLVISADQKGDEHHQQKEALGCGIQDFSSTPSTTLQDPVTDLNQRLVSEDNSGPPTIDNTTSSCLLGPSFTNRLANVTDFSAKQTDDKQAEGKELAGWKGKAPQQRVMSGRTQSRKGKRVKRT